One region of Oryza sativa Japonica Group chromosome 10, ASM3414082v1 genomic DNA includes:
- the LOC4348692 gene encoding uncharacterized protein isoform X3, with protein MTLEEEVTIRVSKMTASVFKVFATAAFGASSYYALGLGPKIGEPPIPRFPRIGVSTGIAWFGGKFVYYTALRAGAEFILKRGEERMKMELANIILNKHSDEKTLVEAVKENFFAEHLFSDQYQDRQLFRWHLRNTYVDSAFMERVKEIEVKNSDDGSGSISGHRTTNTRSFGDLMEDPLACILGSSDSNIQSNKSAEHTGTTVKRREVRAHRRSHRHHHHHHHRHADKFSAL; from the exons ATGACGCTTGAGGAGGAGGTCACAATCCGGGTCAGCAAGATGACCGCGAGCGTGTTCAAGGTCTTCGCCACCGCGGCGTTTGGTGCGTCGAGTTATTATGCCCTCGGCCTCG GACCTAAAATAGGCGAACCTCCTATTCCTCGGTTTCCTAGAATCGGCGTATCTACTG GCATTGCCTGGTTTGGTGGAAAATTTGTATATTATACAGCCTTGCGAGCAGGTGCTGAATTCATTTTGAAACGTGGAGAAGAACGCATGAAGATGGAGCTTGCTAATAT AATACTTAATAAGCATAGTGATGAAAAAACCCTGGTCGAAGCTGTAAAAGAGAACTTCTTTGCTGAGCATCTGTTTAGCGATCAGTATCAAGATAGGCAACTTTTCAGGTGGCATCTACGCAATACTTATGTTGACAGCGCTTTTATGGAAAGGGTGAAGGAGATCGAAGTTAAGAACTCGGATGATGGGTCTGGATCAATTTCTGGGCACAGAACTACAAACACT AGATCATTTGGAGACCTCATGGAGGACCCGCTAGCTTGTATACTTGGTTCTTCAGACAGCAACATACAAAGCAACAAGTCTGCTGAGCACACTGGTACTACCGTGAAGAGAAGGGAGGTGCGAGCTCACAGAAGAAGCCAccggcatcatcatcatcatcatcatcgacaTGCTGACAAGTTTTCTGCGCTGTGA
- the LOC4348690 gene encoding probable cinnamyl alcohol dehydrogenase 3, which yields MAPTAASAAAGEEQQAVGLAARDSSGHLSPFAISRRSTGDDDVAIKILFCGICHSDLHCIKNEWKHSIYPLVPGHEIAGVVTEVGKNVTRFKAGDRVGVGCMVNSCRSCESCNNGFENHCPEGVFTYNSVDKDGTVTYGGYSSMVVVHERFVVMFPEAMPLDVGAPLLCAGITVYTPMKYHGLNAPGKHVGVLGLGGLGHVAVKFARAFGLKVTVISSSPGKKREALERLGADAFVVSSSAEEMEAARSTMDGVINTVSANTPMAPYLALLKPNGKMILVGLPENPLEVPPFSLVHGNRTLAGSNIGGMADTQEMIELAAKHGVTADIEVIGADDVNTAMERLAKADVRYRFVIDVGNTLHAAAAE from the exons ATGGCtcccacggcggcgtcggcggcggcgggggaggagcagCAGGCGGTGGGGCTGGCGGCGCGCGACTCCTCCGGCCACCTCTCCCCTTTCGCCATCTCCCGGAG GAGCACTGGAGATGACGATGTGGCGATAAAGATTCTGTTCTGTGGAATCTGCCACTCTGACCTGCACTGCATCAAGAATGAGTGGAAGCACTCCATCTACCCACTTGTTCCTGG GCACGAGATCGCCGGTGTGGTGACGGAGGTGGGGAAGAACGTCACCAGGTTCAAGGCCGGCGACAGGGTCGGCGTGGGGTGCATGGTGAACTCGTGCCGGTCATGCGAGAGCTGTAACAATGGCTTCGAGAACCACTGCCCGGAGGGCGTCTTCACCTACAACTCCGTCGACAAGGACGGCACCGTCACCTACGGCGGTTACTCGAGCATGGTGGTGGTGCACGAGCGCTTCGTGGTCATGTTCCCGGAGGCGATGCCGCTCGACGTCGGCGCCCCGCTGCTGTGCGCCGGCATCACCGTGTACACCCCCATGAAGTACCACGGCCTGAACGCGCCGGGGAAGCACGTCGGCGTGCTCGGCCTGGGCGGGCTCGGCCACGTCGCGGTGAAGTTCGCCAGGGCGTTCGGGTTGAAGGTGACGGTGATCAGCTCGTCGCCGGGGAAGAAGCGGGAGGCGCTGGAGCGGCTCGGCGCCGACGCGTTCGTCGTGAGCAGCAGCGCcgaggagatggaggccgcGAGGTCCACCATGGACGGCGTCATCAACACGGTCTCCGCCAACACCCCCATGGCGCCGTACCTGGCGTTGCTGAAGCCCAACGGGAAGATGATCCTCGTCGGCCTCCCGGAGAATCCCCTGGAggtccctcccttctctctcgtcCACG GGAACAGGACTCTGGCAGGGAGCAACATCGGCGGCATGGCGGACACGCAGGAGATGATCGAGCTGGCGGCGAAGCACGGCGTGACGGCGGACATCGAGGTGATCGGCGCCGACGACGTGAACACGGCCATGGAGCGCCTCGCCAAGGCGGATGTCAGGTATCGCTTCGTCATCGACGTCGGGAAcaccctccacgccgccgccgccgagtga
- the LOC4348692 gene encoding uncharacterized protein isoform X2 — MVMPRLQELKEIFDVARGKVNPVILDLEESLLAKGNMTLEEEVTIRVSKMTASVFKVFATAAFGASSYYALGLGIAWFGGKFVYYTALRAGAEFILKRGEERMKMELANIILNKHSDEKTLVEAVKENFFAEHLFSDQYQDRQLFRWHLRNTYVDSAFMERVKEIEVKNSDDGSGSISGHRTTNTRSFGDLMEDPLACILGSSDSNIQSNKSAEHTGTTVKRREVRAHRRSHRHHHHHHHRHADKFSAL; from the exons atggtgatGCCGCGGCTGCAGGAGCTGAAGGAGATCTTCGACGTCGCACGAGGCAAG GTGAACCCGGTGATTCTTGACCTGGAGGAATCTCTACTGGCCAAG GGGAACATGACGCTTGAGGAGGAGGTCACAATCCGGGTCAGCAAGATGACCGCGAGCGTGTTCAAGGTCTTCGCCACCGCGGCGTTTGGTGCGTCGAGTTATTATGCCCTCGGCCTCG GCATTGCCTGGTTTGGTGGAAAATTTGTATATTATACAGCCTTGCGAGCAGGTGCTGAATTCATTTTGAAACGTGGAGAAGAACGCATGAAGATGGAGCTTGCTAATAT AATACTTAATAAGCATAGTGATGAAAAAACCCTGGTCGAAGCTGTAAAAGAGAACTTCTTTGCTGAGCATCTGTTTAGCGATCAGTATCAAGATAGGCAACTTTTCAGGTGGCATCTACGCAATACTTATGTTGACAGCGCTTTTATGGAAAGGGTGAAGGAGATCGAAGTTAAGAACTCGGATGATGGGTCTGGATCAATTTCTGGGCACAGAACTACAAACACT AGATCATTTGGAGACCTCATGGAGGACCCGCTAGCTTGTATACTTGGTTCTTCAGACAGCAACATACAAAGCAACAAGTCTGCTGAGCACACTGGTACTACCGTGAAGAGAAGGGAGGTGCGAGCTCACAGAAGAAGCCAccggcatcatcatcatcatcatcatcgacaTGCTGACAAGTTTTCTGCGCTGTGA
- the LOC4348692 gene encoding uncharacterized protein isoform X1: protein MVMPRLQELKEIFDVARGKVNPVILDLEESLLAKGNMTLEEEVTIRVSKMTASVFKVFATAAFGASSYYALGLGPKIGEPPIPRFPRIGVSTGIAWFGGKFVYYTALRAGAEFILKRGEERMKMELANIILNKHSDEKTLVEAVKENFFAEHLFSDQYQDRQLFRWHLRNTYVDSAFMERVKEIEVKNSDDGSGSISGHRTTNTRSFGDLMEDPLACILGSSDSNIQSNKSAEHTGTTVKRREVRAHRRSHRHHHHHHHRHADKFSAL, encoded by the exons atggtgatGCCGCGGCTGCAGGAGCTGAAGGAGATCTTCGACGTCGCACGAGGCAAG GTGAACCCGGTGATTCTTGACCTGGAGGAATCTCTACTGGCCAAG GGGAACATGACGCTTGAGGAGGAGGTCACAATCCGGGTCAGCAAGATGACCGCGAGCGTGTTCAAGGTCTTCGCCACCGCGGCGTTTGGTGCGTCGAGTTATTATGCCCTCGGCCTCG GACCTAAAATAGGCGAACCTCCTATTCCTCGGTTTCCTAGAATCGGCGTATCTACTG GCATTGCCTGGTTTGGTGGAAAATTTGTATATTATACAGCCTTGCGAGCAGGTGCTGAATTCATTTTGAAACGTGGAGAAGAACGCATGAAGATGGAGCTTGCTAATAT AATACTTAATAAGCATAGTGATGAAAAAACCCTGGTCGAAGCTGTAAAAGAGAACTTCTTTGCTGAGCATCTGTTTAGCGATCAGTATCAAGATAGGCAACTTTTCAGGTGGCATCTACGCAATACTTATGTTGACAGCGCTTTTATGGAAAGGGTGAAGGAGATCGAAGTTAAGAACTCGGATGATGGGTCTGGATCAATTTCTGGGCACAGAACTACAAACACT AGATCATTTGGAGACCTCATGGAGGACCCGCTAGCTTGTATACTTGGTTCTTCAGACAGCAACATACAAAGCAACAAGTCTGCTGAGCACACTGGTACTACCGTGAAGAGAAGGGAGGTGCGAGCTCACAGAAGAAGCCAccggcatcatcatcatcatcatcatcgacaTGCTGACAAGTTTTCTGCGCTGTGA
- the LOC4348691 gene encoding uncharacterized protein translates to MVMLEEFAAVLRGQETPPVFLDLEESLRAKGDMTLREEATLKVLKVVATLGKAISTGAIAAVGYYVPGIVGAKFGEPSLPRLPRFAMAAVTSWFAGKVMYYAILQGSTEFILKHGEERMKMELSNIILNKHSDDKTLVEAVKTQFFAEHLFSDQYQDRTLFRWHLRRTYVDSAFMERVKEIEVKSSNDGPGLISGQRIISTRPFGDLMEDPLACILGSPDSNMESNKSAEHTGTIVKRREVRAHRRSHRHHHRHADKFSAL, encoded by the exons ATGGTGATGCTGGAGGAGTTCGCCGCCGTCCTACGAGGCCAG GAGACACCCCCTGTGTTTCTCGACCTGGAGGAATCCCTTCGGGCCAag gGCGATATGACGCTGCGCGAGGAGGCCACATTGAAGGTCTTGAAGGTGGTCGCGACCCTGGGCAAGGCCATCTCCACCGGGGCGATCGCCGCCGTGGGGTATTATGTTCCCGGCATTGTTG GAGCTAAATTTGGTGAACCATCTCTTCCTCGGCTACCAAGATTCGCCATGGCTGCTG TCACTTCATGGTTTGCTGGAAAGGTGATGTATTATGCAATCTTGCAAGGAAGTACTGAATTCATTTTGAAACATGGAGAAGAACGCATGAAGATGGAGCTATCTAACAT AATACTCAATAAGCACAGTGATGATAAAACACTGGTTGAAGCTGTAAAAACGCAGTTCTTTGCTGAGCATCTGTTTAGTGATCAGTATCAAGATAGGACACTTTTCAGGTGGCATCTACGCCGTACTTATGTTGACAGCGCCTTTATGGAAAGGGTGAAGGAGATCGAAGTGAAGAGCTCAAATGATGGGCCTGGATTAATTTCTGGACAGAGAATTATAAGCACT AGACCATTTGGAGACCTCATGGAGGACCCACTGGCGTGTATACTTGGTTCTCCAGACAGCAACATGGAAAGCAACAAGTCTGCTGAGCACACGGGTACTATCGTGAAGAGAAGGGAGGTACGAGCCCACAGAAGAAGTCACCGGCATCATCATCGACACGCCGACAAATTTTCCGCACTGTGA
- the LOC107279098 gene encoding BTB/POZ and MATH domain-containing protein 1-like: MSSPSSQQPASAIKAPTTSGYHRLRIDYYRSLGSPTGWALSSRDFVVGGRQWRISYYPNGNRPENAEFISVFLCLDSSSPKPAMLQVTITFDDEAKKQSQLRKAPVITIAPGACWGYHRFVKRDDLARSKRIRPDGFFTIRCDVSLIDHFTAQEDEPVFVSVPPSELRRDLGGLLDTGSGGDVVFQVGGEAFTAHRGLLAARSPVLAAALYGPMMEGGGLQGGVAIKIDDMDPLVFKALLRYAYTDSLPPQMQQGELEEEGRAMAQHLLAAADRYGMERLRLLCEAQLCKHIEVASVASILILADQHGCSGLKNACFEFLKSPGKFAAAMATQEYDYLKTNHCALADEVVKVLASQL; the protein is encoded by the coding sequence atgtcgtcgccgtcgtcgcagcAGCCGGCGTCCGCCATCAAGGCGCCCACGACGAGCGGCTACCACCGCCTCAGGATAGACTACTACCGCAGCCTGGGATCCCCCACTGGGTGGGCGCTCTCGTCCCGCGACTTCGTCGTCGGCGGGCGGCAGTGGAGAATCTCCTACTACCCTAACGGCAACCGCCCGGAGAACGCCGAGTTCATATCAGTGTTCCTGTGCCTGGACAGCTCTTCTCCGAAGCCGGCGATGCTGCAGGTGACGATCACCTTCGACGATGAGGCCAAGAAGCAGTCGCAGCTTCGTAAGGCCCCCGTGATCACCATTGCACCGGGAGCTTGTTGGGGATATCACAGGTTCGTGAAGAGGGATGATCTTGCGAGGTCGAAGCGGATCAGGCCCGACGGGTTCTTCACGATACGGTGCGACGTGTCCCTGATCGACCACTTCACGGCGCAGGAGGACGAGCCGGTGTTCGTCTCGGTGCCACCTTCCGAGCTGCGGCGCGACCTCGGCGGCCTGCTCGAcaccgggagcggcggcgacgtcgtgttccaggtcggcggcgaggcctTCACCGCCCACAGGGGCCTGCTCGCGGCGCGGTCGccggtcctcgccgccgcgctctacGGCCCAATGATGGAAGGCGGTGGCCTTCAAGGCGGCGTCGCTATCAAGATAGACGACATGGATCCTCTCGTGTTCAAGGCACTGCTCAGGTACGCCTACACCGACTCGCTGCCGCCGCAGATGCAGCAgggcgagctcgaggaggagggACGCGCCATGGCGCAGCATCTCCTCGCCGCAGCCGATCGGTACGGGATGGAACGGCTGAGGCTGCTATGCGAAGCTCAGCTTTGCAAGCACATCGAGGTGGCCAGCGTGGCGAGTATCCTGATCTTGGCCGACCAACACGGATGCTCCGGCTTGAAGAACGCTTGCTTCGAGTTCCTTAAGAGCCCTGGGAAGTTTGCAGCTGCCATGGCGACACAAGAGTACGATTACCTGAAGACGAACCACTGTGCTCTGGCGGATGAGGTCGTCAAGGTGCTAGCTTCACAACTCTAG